A section of the Mesorhizobium loti genome encodes:
- a CDS encoding M48 family metalloprotease, which yields MDEEKIRQALILFPGSRRAANGVIVGDEEGSFYITDFGPRDEELTPEEDFLVPFCAKKEIIRLRSLKTSHDYLLRLRAITIADSSRLNRVMIERRKKFERGGRIWTLSGYYDTFNKYHRNYILKIPHKDRKALRSVPSGFVPLIEANAICLKSVLGEVVIVSEALKYFYYYMTICLHGTRYGILPEDCVNAGLIGLRVMVGSEAQDFDIDPRGILPKPVEAAIRQSVDAMVEFTYGHEYAHFLLGHLSSVAELRMADRNEDQIIYEHAFEYEADLHAIRVVTNRDYRSKLAVAAFNIFLYLYLIEFMAVEHSDVPNFAVSRTHPAPLDRLRNLRETLGNKDLPKRHELGMAIFEVRRMASIILERIKASSRSDVLTAYGSVYMHGLGGKERRDRIDY from the coding sequence ATGGACGAAGAGAAAATCAGGCAGGCGCTTATCCTGTTTCCTGGATCGCGCCGCGCGGCTAACGGTGTCATCGTCGGAGATGAGGAGGGCAGTTTCTATATCACCGATTTCGGCCCGAGAGATGAGGAGCTAACTCCAGAAGAGGATTTTCTTGTTCCTTTTTGCGCAAAGAAAGAGATAATTCGGCTAAGGTCACTTAAAACATCCCATGACTATCTACTTCGGCTTAGAGCAATTACCATAGCCGATTCAAGCCGCCTAAATCGTGTCATGATTGAACGTCGAAAGAAATTTGAGAGAGGGGGCCGTATATGGACACTCTCCGGATACTACGATACTTTTAATAAATACCATAGGAATTACATATTGAAGATTCCGCACAAAGATCGAAAAGCTTTAAGATCGGTTCCATCCGGATTTGTGCCGCTGATAGAAGCTAACGCCATTTGCCTGAAATCGGTTCTTGGCGAAGTAGTTATAGTATCCGAGGCGTTAAAATATTTCTATTACTACATGACAATCTGCCTTCACGGGACCCGCTATGGAATTCTGCCAGAAGATTGCGTAAACGCAGGCTTAATAGGCCTTCGCGTTATGGTTGGTAGTGAGGCTCAGGATTTCGATATCGATCCGCGAGGGATTTTGCCAAAACCAGTTGAAGCAGCGATCCGACAGAGCGTTGATGCGATGGTTGAGTTTACCTATGGTCACGAATACGCTCACTTTCTACTTGGTCATCTATCGTCGGTGGCAGAATTAAGGATGGCAGATCGCAATGAAGATCAAATTATTTATGAGCACGCCTTTGAATATGAGGCAGATTTACACGCAATTAGAGTGGTAACAAATCGCGATTATCGTTCGAAGTTAGCCGTAGCTGCTTTTAATATTTTTCTTTATCTATACCTTATCGAATTTATGGCTGTTGAGCATTCCGATGTCCCGAATTTTGCCGTGTCGAGAACGCATCCGGCCCCCCTAGATAGGCTAAGAAATCTGCGCGAAACCCTTGGGAATAAGGATCTTCCGAAGCGACACGAACTTGGAATGGCCATTTTTGAAGTCCGGAGAATGGCCAGTATTATACTTGAAAGAATAAAGGCATCTAGTAGGAGCGACGTTCTTACGGCTTATGGATCGGTTTACATGCATGGACTAGGTGGTAAAGAGAGGCGAGATCGTATCGACTACTGA
- a CDS encoding MATE family efflux transporter — translation MSAIEAGARAPENLWRQEIKATLALAWPMVLTNLGQTAMTATDVMMMGRLGPDTLASGALGANLYFMPLIFGLGLMLATSPMIATELGRRRHSVRDLRRTVRQGLWLAILISIPIWIFLWHGESILLAMGQEPALAHQAGIYLRWLEWAVLPFYGYIVLRSFISALERPGWALVIVFVAVACNALFNWVFMFGNLGFPAMGISGSGLATSLSSTLMFAGMAAVVMLEKRFRRYRLFGRFWRSDWQRFKGLLRLGLPIAGILAFEVTIFNAAALLMGLIDADSLAAHAIAIQIASISFMVPLGLNQAVTVRVGLAHGAGNPEGVSRAGWTAFVIGVSFMALMGLVMILWPHPLISAFIDLANPANARVITLAVSFLAFAALFQVFDGAQAVAAGMLRGLHDTKVPMIYAAIGYWGVGLPLGVLLAFHFGLHGVGIWMGLSTGLAVVAALLLARWLRRDRIAPSLAFGH, via the coding sequence ATGTCTGCGATCGAAGCCGGCGCTCGCGCGCCGGAAAATCTTTGGCGTCAGGAAATCAAGGCGACGCTGGCGCTGGCCTGGCCGATGGTGCTGACCAATCTCGGCCAAACGGCGATGACGGCCACCGACGTCATGATGATGGGACGGCTCGGGCCGGATACGCTGGCGAGCGGCGCGCTTGGCGCCAACCTCTATTTCATGCCGCTGATCTTCGGCCTCGGCCTGATGCTGGCAACCTCGCCTATGATCGCAACCGAGCTTGGCCGTCGCCGCCATTCGGTGCGCGACCTGCGCCGCACCGTGCGCCAGGGCTTGTGGCTGGCGATCCTGATCTCGATCCCGATCTGGATCTTCCTGTGGCATGGCGAATCCATTCTGCTGGCGATGGGCCAGGAGCCTGCTTTGGCGCACCAGGCAGGCATCTACCTGCGCTGGCTGGAATGGGCGGTGCTGCCTTTCTATGGCTACATCGTGCTGCGCTCGTTCATCTCGGCGCTGGAACGCCCTGGTTGGGCTCTGGTCATCGTTTTCGTCGCAGTCGCCTGCAACGCGCTCTTCAACTGGGTGTTCATGTTCGGCAATCTCGGCTTTCCGGCAATGGGCATCTCCGGCTCGGGCCTTGCCACCTCGCTGTCCAGCACGCTGATGTTCGCCGGCATGGCAGCGGTGGTGATGCTGGAGAAGAGGTTCCGACGCTACCGCCTGTTCGGGCGCTTCTGGCGATCCGACTGGCAGCGTTTCAAGGGCCTGCTTCGGCTCGGCCTGCCGATCGCCGGCATCCTCGCCTTCGAGGTGACGATCTTCAACGCCGCGGCGCTGCTGATGGGCCTGATCGACGCGGATTCGCTGGCAGCGCACGCCATCGCCATCCAGATCGCCTCGATCTCCTTCATGGTGCCGCTTGGCCTCAACCAGGCGGTGACGGTGCGCGTCGGCCTCGCGCACGGCGCAGGCAATCCGGAAGGCGTCTCGCGTGCCGGCTGGACCGCCTTTGTCATCGGCGTCTCGTTCATGGCGCTGATGGGGCTGGTGATGATCCTGTGGCCGCATCCGCTGATCAGCGCCTTCATCGATCTGGCCAACCCGGCCAACGCCAGGGTGATCACGCTTGCCGTGTCGTTCCTGGCCTTCGCCGCCCTGTTCCAGGTCTTCGACGGCGCGCAAGCGGTCGCCGCCGGCATGCTGCGCGGCCTGCATGACACCAAGGTGCCGATGATCTACGCCGCGATCGGCTATTGGGGCGTGGGCCTGCCGCTTGGCGTGCTGCTCGCCTTCCATTTCGGCTTGCACGGCGTCGGCATCTGGATGGGCCTCTCGACAGGGCTGGCCGTGGTGGCGGCGCTGCTCCTGGCGCGCTGGCTGCGCCGCGACCGGATCGCGCCGTCGCTTGCCTTCGGGCATTGA
- a CDS encoding response regulator — MNNGAVLVVEDEHLILLDVESALEEAGFEVVGAQNAAQAMAFFDAEPVKFKGLVTDIRLGAGKSGWEVARHLRRANPTIPVIYMSGDSAIHWGAEGVPESVMITKPFFLPQIIAALSTLLNQQHSDNS; from the coding sequence ATGAACAACGGCGCGGTTCTGGTCGTCGAGGATGAGCATCTGATCCTGCTTGACGTCGAGTCGGCCCTGGAAGAAGCTGGCTTTGAAGTCGTAGGGGCTCAAAACGCGGCCCAGGCCATGGCGTTCTTCGACGCCGAGCCGGTCAAGTTCAAGGGCCTCGTCACCGACATACGCCTGGGGGCGGGTAAATCCGGTTGGGAGGTTGCACGGCATCTGCGCCGGGCCAACCCGACAATACCCGTGATCTACATGAGTGGCGATAGCGCCATCCACTGGGGTGCCGAGGGTGTTCCGGAAAGCGTCATGATCACCAAACCCTTCTTCCTGCCGCAGATTATCGCGGCCTTGTCGACGTTGCTGAATCAGCAGCATTCCGACAATAGCTGA
- a CDS encoding putative bifunctional diguanylate cyclase/phosphodiesterase, with protein MAISDLREKGMALVYVNRAFQDITGYSSDELIGRNCRFLQGSDRLQPEIQAIREAIARREDVAVTLKNFRKDGSWFWNELRLAPMSIAGGEPTHYIGLMRDVTASRVAAAQIAQSTRADMLTGVLNRYAFVEDVDILLRQGERPILLVKIDMARFHDINEGYGYDVGDQVLVQIARRLTNTGAALVCRTGSNEFALAQPLGHADEAQAAIEMIRQSLAPRYLVAGATIRIRFATGYVVGNQTTDAITLVRRAGAALHRSKSSAFLDICAFSSEDDRRARNRLRMTSEMQQALEHDEFDSHYQPQVDLATGTVVGAEALLRWHHGLFGMQSPDKFISHAEDTGLILDIGARGLRTVADFAARVNRDRQVPIVFSFNVSPLEFKLRDMPKFVSDVLTASGADAAWIKLELTESLMVESSAEMLSIMRHLRELGVGLSIDDFGTGYANLRYLEDFPLTEIKIDRGFVKGLAQSRSKRVIIESIIRISRELGFHVVAEGIETEVERTLLREMDCDFGQGFLFGRPVDAAGFESLI; from the coding sequence TTGGCCATCAGCGATCTGCGTGAAAAGGGTATGGCGCTCGTCTACGTCAACCGCGCGTTCCAGGACATCACCGGCTATTCCAGCGACGAACTGATCGGGAGAAACTGCCGCTTCCTGCAAGGCAGCGATCGCCTTCAACCCGAAATCCAGGCCATTCGCGAAGCCATCGCCCGGCGTGAGGATGTTGCCGTCACGCTGAAGAACTTCCGCAAGGACGGTAGCTGGTTCTGGAACGAACTCCGCCTCGCACCTATGAGCATCGCTGGTGGCGAGCCGACGCACTATATCGGACTGATGCGGGACGTGACGGCGAGCAGGGTCGCCGCCGCGCAAATTGCCCAGAGCACCCGCGCCGACATGCTCACCGGTGTTCTCAACAGATACGCCTTCGTCGAGGACGTCGACATCCTGCTGCGTCAAGGGGAACGGCCGATCCTGCTTGTCAAGATCGACATGGCTCGTTTCCATGACATCAACGAAGGGTACGGATATGATGTTGGCGACCAGGTGCTGGTGCAGATTGCGCGACGCCTGACCAACACAGGTGCTGCATTGGTCTGCCGCACGGGATCCAATGAGTTTGCGCTCGCCCAGCCGCTTGGCCATGCCGACGAGGCCCAAGCGGCAATCGAAATGATCCGGCAGTCCCTGGCGCCGCGTTATCTCGTGGCGGGCGCAACGATCAGGATCCGTTTCGCGACGGGCTATGTCGTTGGCAACCAGACGACGGACGCCATAACGCTGGTTCGTCGTGCCGGTGCCGCTTTGCATCGGTCGAAGTCGTCGGCGTTCCTCGATATTTGCGCATTCAGTTCCGAGGACGATAGGCGTGCGCGAAACCGACTGCGCATGACCAGCGAAATGCAGCAGGCCCTGGAACATGACGAGTTCGATTCTCACTACCAGCCGCAGGTCGACCTCGCCACGGGAACGGTTGTCGGTGCAGAAGCCCTGTTGCGATGGCACCATGGCCTGTTTGGGATGCAGTCGCCGGACAAGTTCATCAGCCATGCCGAAGACACGGGTCTTATACTCGACATCGGCGCCCGTGGCCTTCGCACCGTCGCGGACTTTGCCGCGCGCGTGAACAGGGACCGACAAGTGCCGATAGTCTTCTCGTTCAATGTCTCGCCGCTTGAGTTCAAGCTTCGTGACATGCCGAAATTTGTCTCCGACGTGCTTACCGCCAGTGGCGCCGATGCTGCATGGATCAAGCTTGAGCTCACCGAGAGCCTGATGGTCGAAAGTTCCGCGGAAATGCTGTCGATCATGAGACACCTGCGCGAACTGGGCGTCGGCCTGTCCATCGATGACTTCGGAACCGGCTACGCCAATCTGCGCTACCTCGAAGACTTCCCCCTCACGGAGATCAAGATCGATCGCGGTTTTGTCAAAGGGCTGGCGCAAAGCCGATCCAAGCGGGTCATCATCGAGTCCATCATCAGGATTTCCAGGGAACTCGGCTTTCATGTCGTCGCCGAGGGAATAGAGACAGAGGTGGAACGCACGCTGTTGCGCGAGATGGACTGCGATTTCGGGCAAGGATTTCTGTTCGGTCGGCCGGTCGACGCTGCAGGATTTGAATCGCTGATTTGA
- a CDS encoding MEDS domain-containing protein — protein sequence MNDESAHALRKSGIRVMGEISWGTHICVFYEAEEDLLATNASYFAAGLEDNEFCIWAVSDPIDAETAKDALRQSIPDIDARLVAGQMEMIPATDWYLPGGEFDMQHITGGWDEKLRAARERGFAGMRVSGNAFWIGTSHWKEFCQYEHELDRSLAGQKMVVLCTYSLSKSRAVDLLDVARAHQFTITRRKGEWEFLETPELQAAKQEIRKLNGALDVLADTGHAAFTARERVVLAQIVRGYSSKEIARTLGIAPRTVEFHRANLLKKTNARSTVHLLRIVLGE from the coding sequence ATGAACGATGAGTCTGCCCACGCGCTCCGCAAGTCCGGCATCCGCGTCATGGGCGAGATATCCTGGGGCACACACATCTGCGTCTTCTACGAAGCGGAAGAGGACCTGTTAGCCACCAACGCTTCCTATTTCGCGGCTGGCCTGGAGGACAACGAATTCTGCATCTGGGCGGTCTCCGATCCGATCGACGCAGAGACGGCGAAGGATGCGTTGCGGCAGTCCATTCCCGACATTGATGCACGCCTGGTGGCCGGCCAGATGGAGATGATCCCAGCCACTGACTGGTATCTTCCGGGTGGGGAGTTCGACATGCAGCACATCACCGGCGGCTGGGATGAGAAGCTGCGCGCAGCCCGGGAAAGAGGCTTCGCCGGGATGAGAGTGAGCGGCAACGCATTCTGGATAGGGACAAGCCACTGGAAGGAGTTTTGCCAGTACGAGCATGAACTCGACCGGTCACTGGCGGGCCAGAAGATGGTGGTGTTGTGCACTTATTCCCTGTCGAAAAGCAGGGCCGTTGACCTGCTCGATGTGGCGCGCGCCCACCAATTCACCATCACCCGGCGAAAGGGGGAATGGGAATTTCTAGAGACGCCGGAGCTTCAGGCCGCCAAGCAGGAGATCAGGAAGCTGAATGGCGCACTGGATGTCCTCGCGGACACCGGCCATGCCGCTTTCACAGCCCGCGAGCGTGTCGTGCTCGCCCAAATCGTCAGGGGTTATTCGAGCAAGGAGATTGCCCGCACCCTGGGAATTGCCCCGCGAACGGTCGAGTTCCACAGGGCCAATCTTCTCAAGAAAACCAACGCACGAAGCACGGTCCACCTCTTGCGCATAGTTCTTGGCGAGTAG